Proteins encoded together in one Epinephelus lanceolatus isolate andai-2023 chromosome 4, ASM4190304v1, whole genome shotgun sequence window:
- the slc5a2 gene encoding sodium/glucose cotransporter 2 produces MENPSSDKVIINNPADITVIVGYFVMVISVGIWAMFRTSRGTVGGYFLAGRTMTWWPVGASLFASNIGSGHFVGLAGTGAASGIAVGGFEWNALFIVLLLGWLFVPVYLTAGVITMPQYLKKRFGGTRISLYLSVISLFLYIFTKISVDMFSGAVFIQQALGWNIYVAVITLLLITALYTVTGGLAALMYTDTVQTIVIIAGAFVLTGFSFAEVGGYSALLAKYSSAIPSNFSSTDPQRYNISPQCYTPRQDAFSLLRDPTTGDLPWPGVLFGIAIVGGWYWCTDQVIVQRCLAARSLTHVKAGCIMCGYLKLLPMFLMVFPGMISRVLYPDEVGCVVPEVCKSVCGTEVGCSNIAYPKLVVTVMPNGLRGLMLAVMLAALMSSLASIFNSSSTLFTMDIWTRIRPQAAERELLIVGRVWVLFIVAISICWIPVVRAAQSGQLFDYIQSVSSYLAPPIASVFLLAVFVKRVNEKGAFWGLIGGLVMGLCRMLPEFWFGSGSCIFPSNCPFLVCGIHYLHFAIILFFCTSVLVLMVSYCTQPIDDQHLHRLVYSLRRSKEDRKDLDWEQEEKGRRARREAEERMRENSAAVAEEEEKSGICHLVGRFCGSGGGGSQAQEQDTPEASEKLPDISEDPVWKYTVDANALIMMAVAVFMWGYYA; encoded by the exons ATGGAGAATCCCTCGTCAGACAAAGTGATCATCAACAACCCAGCAGACATCACCGTCATTGTTGGATATTTCGTCATGGTTATCAGTGTCGGCATTTGG GCCATGTTTCGGACCAGTCGTGGGACAGTCGGAGGATATTTTCTGGCAGGGCGCACCATGACCTGGTGGCCG GTTGGTGCGTCTCTGTTTGCCAGCAACATTGGTAGTGGTCACTTTGTGGGCTTGGCGGGCACTGGGGCAGCCAGTGGCATCGCTGTGGGAGGCTTTGAGTGGAAT GCTCTGTTCattgtgctgctgctgggctGGTTGTTTGTACCTGTCTACCTCACAGCTGGG GTGATCACCATGCCCCAGTACCTAAAGAAAAGGTTCGGAGGGACCAGGATCAGCCTCTACCTCTCCGTCATTTCTCTGTTCCTCTACATTTTCACCAAGATCTCA gTCGATATGTTTTCAGGGGCTGTGTTTATCCAGCAGGCATTAGGGTGGAACATCTACGTGGCCGTCATCACCCTCCTGCTAATAACAGCCTTGTACACTGTTACAG gtGGCCTGGCTGCACTGATGTACACTGACACCGTTCAGACTATTGTCATCATCGCTGGGGCCTTCGTCCTCACCGGCTTCT CTTTTGCTGAAGTTGGGGGCTACAGCGCTCTGCTGGCCAAATACAGCTCTGCTATACCAAGTAACTTCTCCTCCACGGATCCCCAGCGCTACAACATCTCCCCCCAGTGCTACACCCCCAGACAGGACGCCTTCAGCCTGCTGAGGGACCCAACCACAGGGGACCTGCCCTGGCCTGGAGTGCTGTTTGGGATTGCTATAGTGGGAGGATGGTACTGGTGCACAGACCAG GTGATAGTCCAGCGGTGCCTCGCAGCTCGTAGTCTAACCCATGTGAAAGCCGGTTGCATCATGTGCGGCTACCTCAAACTGCTGCCAATGTTCCTCATGGTGTTCCCCGGCATGATCAGCAGGGTCCTCTACCCAG ATGAAGTTGGCTGTGTTGTCCCTGAGGtgtgtaagagtgtgtgtgggaCTGAGGTGGGCTGCTCCAACATTGCTTATCCTAAACTGGTGGTGACAGTCATGCCGAATG GTTTGCGAGGTCTGATGCTGGCTGTGATGCTGGCTGCTCTCATGTCCTCTCTGGCCTCCATCTTTAATAGCAGCAGCACTCTGTTCACCATGGACATCTGGACCCGCATCAGACCGCAGGCCGCCGAGCGTGAGCTCCTTATTGTGGGCAG aGTCTGGGTTCTGTTCATTGTAGCCATCAGTATCTGTTGGATCCCAGTTGTGCGGGCGGCTCAGAGCGGCCAGCTGTTTGATTACATCCAGTCAGTCTCAAGCTATCTGGCACCACCCATTGCCTCAGTCTTCCTCCTGGCTGTGTTTGTTAAGAGGGTCAATGAAAAG GGTGCATTCTGGGGCTTGATAGGCGGCCTGGTGATGGGTTTGTGCCGGATGTTGCCTGAGTTCTGGTTTGGCTCTGGCAGCTGTATTTTCCCCTCCAACTGCCCTTTCTTGGTGTGTGGGATCCACTACCTCCACTTTGCAATCATACTCTTCTTCTGTACTTCAGTGCTGGTGCTGATGGTCAGCTACTGCACCCAGCCCATAGACGATCAACAT CTGCATCGTCTGGTGTACAGCCTGCGTCGTTCCAAAGAGGATAGGAAGGATTTGGATTGGGAGCAAGAGGAGAAAGGGAGAAGAGCCCGAAGAGAGGCTGAGGAGAGGATGAGGGAGAACAGTGCTGCAG TGgctgaagaggaggaaaagtcTGGTATCTGTCACCTGGTCGGTCGGTTCTGTGGCAGCGGAGGTGGCGGCTCTCAGGCCCAGGAGCAAGATACACCTGAGGCATCAGAGAAGCTGCCTGACATCAGTGAGGACCCAGTGTGGAAGTACACGGTGGATGCTAACGCTCTCATTATGATGGCTGTAGCAGTTTTCATGTGGGGTTACTATGCTTAG
- the LOC117259397 gene encoding kelch repeat and BTB domain-containing protein 8: MNAVRGGTVTWRPQPWQDGDGGGGEPLSDSDSEEEDFPDDSTTPLGDYITHGLKQLLDAQQLCDVTLLVEGKKFMCHRVLLAAVSPYFRAMFTSPLVESRLTEIRLEEVTPSVMETVIQFVYTGEAGLSLDTAEDLFVAANRLQVMPLQDLCSRFLFEHLSVDNCLGMYSLARSHHDQLLLRASLRLVAQHFPRVARQKDFLLLDHGTLGSLLSSDRLGVDSEAEVYDAARRWAEHQPLDRYVHMPALLHHLRPGLLSQEESRRLCQELGPAAAGEGLGGPLRPREGMFEKKIVCVDLTPREDENLAARDYTVDCFDPRTGKWEKLAALGSLVSPGCTAVGDRLFVAGGILRTGSVSAAVHEYDAVLDRWVERPSMVQPRAMLGLLGCGESLFALGGSNRSALLDSSETLELTTLQWTAGPRLPLPLRAFACAALRGRLYLLGGTTLEQNRAVVHSGVLIYHTLTDCWTRVALDSGATCLAGGVAVRGGVCAIGGYMRDTTKFLDGNYTNLETLDATGRVLFFREGRGSGVEREVTGGGVMVTAEQRGGAGGGSDRAPSPVVFPGLPRRIAAGGVARWKRRIYVLGGENGSRFYDSVYCWKPGWRSWVQRREKLPGDTGGVSQFGCTTLKFPKKHILSRLRLAKENCKKAAD; encoded by the exons GACTGAAGCAGCTCCTGGATGCTCagcagctgtgtgatgtcactctGCTTGTTGAGGGAAAGAAGTTCATGTGTCACAG AGTCCTCTTAGCAGCCGTGAGCCCGTACTTTAGGGCTATGTTCACCAGCCCTCTGGTAGAGTCCCGCCTCACCGAGATCCGACTGGAGGAGGTGACGCCGTCTGTCATGGAGACTGTCATCCAGTTTGTGTACACCGGTGAGGCGGGGCTCTCTCTGGACACAGCTGAGGATCTGTTTGTGGCCGCCAACCGGCTCCAGGTCATGCCCCTTCAAGACCTGTGCTCAAG GTTTCTATTCGAGCACCTCTCAGTGGATAACTGCCTGGGGATGTACTCTCTAGCTCGCTCTCACCATGATCAGCTGCTGCTGCGCGCCTCCCTGCGGCTCGTAGCCCAGCACTTTCCCCGGGTGGCACGGCAGAAAGACTTCCTCCTGCTTGACCACGGCACCTTAGGCAGCCTCCTGAGCTCTGACCGTCTGGGGGTGGACTCCGAAGCGGAGGTTTACGACGCAGCGCGCCGCTGGGCAGAGCACCAACCTTTGGATCGCTACGTCCACATGCCGGCGCTGCTCCACCACCTGCGGCCGGGGCTGCTGTCTCAGGAAGAGAGCCGAAGACTGTGCCAGGAGTTGGGGCCGGCTGCGGCTGGTGAGGGCCTCGGGGGGCCTCTGAGACCACGGGAGGGCATGTTTGAGAAAAAGATTGTCTGTGTGGACCTGACGCCTCGGGAAGATGAGAATTTAGCTGCAAGAGACTACACAGTGGACTGCTTTGACCCTCGGACAGGGAAGTGGGAGAAGTTAGCAGCGCTGGGTTCTCTGGTCAGTCCCGGCTGTACGGCTGTAGGAGACCGGCTGTTTGTAGCGGGTGGGATCTTGCGGACAggttctgtgtctgcagctgtgcaTGAATATGATGCAGTGTTAGACCGCTGGGTAGAGCGGCCTTCTATGGTCCAGCCACGGGCTATGCTCGGCCTTCTGGGCTGTGGAGAGTCACTCTTTGCCCTGGGTGGTAGTAACCGCTCAGCTCTGCTGGACTCCAGTGAGACCCTGGAGCTGACTACACTTCAGTGGACTGCGGGACCTCGGTTACCGCTCCCTCTGCGCGCCTTCGCCTGCGCAGCGTTACGTGGACGGCTTTACCTTCTGGGTGGAACCACACTTGAACAGAACCGGGCTGTGGTTCACTCGGGGGTGCTTATTTATCACACCCTTACAGACTGCTGGACCCGTGTGGCTCTGGACTCCGGCGCCACTTGTCTCGCCGGAGGAGTAGCAGTGCGAGGAGGAGTCTGTGCCATCGGGGGATACATGAGGGATACCACCAAGTTCCTGGATGGAAACTACACCAATCTGGAGACTTTAGACGCCACTGGGCGTGTGCTGTTTTTCAGAGAGGGCAGGGGGTCTGGAGTAGAGAGGGAGGTGACTGGGGGAGGGGTGATGGTCACCGCGGAGCAGCGGGGTGGTGCAGGTGGAGGAAGCGACCGAGCCCCAAGCCCTGTGGTATTTCCTGGGCTGCCGCGGCGGATCGCAGCGGGGGGTGTGGCGAGGTGGAAACGCAGGATTTATGTGCTGGGTGGGGAAAATGGCTCACGGTTCTATGACAGTGTGTACTGTTGGAAGCCTGGCTGGCGCAGCTGGGTCCAGAGACGGGAGAAACTTCCTGGAGACACTGGAGGGGTGAGCCAGTTTGGGTGTACCACTTTAAAGTTCCCGAAGAAACACATCCTGTCCAGACTGAGACTAGCCAAAGAAAACTGCAAGAAGGCTGCTGACTAG